A portion of the Stegostoma tigrinum isolate sSteTig4 chromosome 44, sSteTig4.hap1, whole genome shotgun sequence genome contains these proteins:
- the LOC132207233 gene encoding histone H4, whose product MSGRGKGGKGLGKGGAKRHRKVLRDNIQGITKPAIRRLARRGGVKRISGLIYEETRGVLKVFLENVIRDAVTYTEHAKRKTVTAMDVVYALKRQGRTLYGFGG is encoded by the coding sequence ATGtctgggagagggaaaggaggcAAAGGCCTGGGAAAAGGCGGAGCGAAGAGGCACCGCAAAGTGCTCCGTGATAACATCCAGGGCATCACGAAACCAGCCATCCGGCGCCTGGCTCGCCGTGGCGGGGTCAAGCGCATCTCGGGCTTGATCTACGAGGAGACCCGGGGGGTGCTGAAGGTTTTCCTGGAGAATGTGATCAGGGATGCGGTGACCTACACTGAGCACGCCAAGCGCAAGACGGTGACTgccatggatgtggtgtacgctctgaaacgccagggccgcactctgtatggattcggcggctga
- the LOC132207192 gene encoding late histone H2B.L4-like: protein MLDILLNYPIMNKTFLHPSLALLTRSGYKKRAPSLFSLILCLKVTVSMADEKKAQQPSKKGAKKIIKKAPGKAGKKRKRSRKESYSIYIYKVLKQVHPDTGISSKAMSIMNSFVNDIFERIAGEASRLAHYNKRRTISSREIQTAVRLLLPGELAKHAVSEGTKAVTKYTSSK, encoded by the coding sequence ATGCTTGACATTCTTTTAAACTACCCAATCATGAATAAGACTTTCCTCCAtccctcattagcattgctgaCGCGATCAGGCTATAAAAAGCGAGCTCCGAGCCTGTTTTCGCTTATTTTGTGTCTGAAAGTGACTGTTAGTATGGCGGATGAGAAGAAAGCGCAGCAACCTTCCAAGAAGGGCGCcaagaaaatcatcaagaaggcGCCGGGGAAAGCCGGCAAGAAAAGGAAACGatccaggaaagaaagttactCTATCTACATCTACAAAGTGCTGAAGCAGGTTCACCCCGACACCGGCATCTCCTCCAAGGCGATGAGCATCATGAACTCGTTCGTCAACGATATTTTCGAGCGTATCGCGGGGGAggcttcccgcctggcccattacaacaagcgcaggaccatcagctcccgggagatccagaccgcggtgcggctgctgctgcccggggagctggccaagcacgccgtgtcggagggtacaaaggcggtgaccaagtacaccagctccaagtga